In Pseudomonas sp. DNDY-54, a genomic segment contains:
- a CDS encoding nucleoside deaminase: protein MDAFMQAAIEEAEKGLAEGGIPIGSVIVHRGQIIGRGHNRRVQQGSAVLHGEMDAFENAGRQPASVYANSVLYTTLSPCSMCSGAILLYGIPKVVIGENQTFMGEELWLRGRGVEVDVLQDARCVEMMRRFIASSPELWNEDIGES, encoded by the coding sequence ATGGATGCATTCATGCAGGCCGCGATAGAAGAGGCGGAGAAGGGGTTGGCCGAAGGCGGGATTCCCATTGGGTCAGTGATCGTCCACCGCGGGCAAATCATTGGTCGGGGGCACAACCGTCGGGTGCAGCAGGGTAGCGCCGTGTTGCATGGGGAGATGGATGCGTTCGAGAACGCCGGCCGGCAACCGGCCAGCGTTTACGCGAACTCTGTTCTGTACACCACGCTATCGCCTTGCTCGATGTGCAGCGGGGCGATCCTGCTCTACGGTATTCCCAAGGTCGTCATCGGCGAGAACCAGACCTTCATGGGCGAGGAGTTGTGGTTGCGTGGTCGCGGCGTTGAGGTCGACGTACTGCAGGATGCGCGATGCGTTGAAATGATGCGCCGCTTCATCGCCAGCAGCCCCGAGTTGTGGAACGAGGACATCGGCGAGTCCTGA
- a CDS encoding TrkH family potassium uptake protein yields MSLPTLRIIGFILGIFLITLAVSMVIPMVTLLAFERTDDLQAFLWASLITFGCGFALVAPGRPANTHLRPRDMYFLTTVSWVIVCCFAALPLMLIHHISYTDAFFETMSGITTTGATVLSGLDSASPGLLMWRSLLHWLGGIGFIGMAVAILPLLRVGGMRLFQTESSDWSEKVMPRSHMAGKYLIAIYVTFTVAAFIAFWLAGMSGFDAINHAMSTVATGGYSTSDASLGKFSPASHWVAIVFMILGSLPFTLYVATARGNRNALLGDQQVRGFLVVLTVTSLLFSGWYWLNHDDNLLDSLRIVTFSVVSVVTTTGFAVNDYTQWGGFAVMVFFYLTFLGGCSGSTSGGLKMFRFQVAYALLRSNLKQLVHPRAVIRQQYNGHNLDEEIVRSILTFSFFITMTIGVLALCLALLGLDPITALTGAASAVCNVGPGLGPIIGPAGNFSTLPDAAKWLLSVGMLLGRLEIITVLVMLTPSFWRH; encoded by the coding sequence ATGTCCTTGCCGACGCTGCGCATTATCGGTTTCATTCTCGGCATCTTCCTGATCACCCTCGCAGTCAGCATGGTCATTCCGATGGTCACGTTGCTGGCCTTCGAGCGCACCGACGACCTCCAAGCGTTCCTCTGGGCGAGCCTTATCACCTTCGGCTGCGGTTTCGCGCTGGTTGCCCCGGGCAGACCGGCCAATACCCATCTACGCCCACGCGACATGTATTTCCTGACCACTGTCAGCTGGGTGATTGTTTGCTGTTTTGCCGCGCTTCCGCTGATGCTGATACACCACATCAGTTATACCGATGCGTTTTTTGAAACGATGTCAGGCATCACAACAACCGGGGCGACCGTGCTTTCGGGGCTCGACAGCGCATCACCGGGCCTGTTGATGTGGCGATCACTGCTGCATTGGCTCGGCGGCATCGGTTTCATCGGCATGGCAGTAGCAATTCTGCCGCTGTTGCGCGTCGGCGGAATGCGCTTGTTCCAGACAGAATCATCGGACTGGTCAGAAAAAGTCATGCCGCGCTCGCACATGGCCGGCAAGTACCTGATCGCCATCTACGTGACCTTTACGGTGGCGGCTTTCATTGCCTTTTGGCTGGCGGGGATGAGCGGCTTCGATGCCATCAACCACGCGATGTCGACCGTGGCAACGGGCGGTTATTCGACGTCCGATGCTTCACTCGGCAAGTTCAGCCCGGCATCCCACTGGGTGGCTATCGTCTTCATGATTCTGGGCAGCTTGCCGTTCACCTTGTATGTCGCAACTGCACGCGGTAACCGCAACGCTCTGTTAGGCGATCAGCAGGTTCGGGGCTTTCTGGTGGTACTGACCGTGACCAGCCTGCTATTCAGCGGCTGGTACTGGCTCAACCATGATGACAACCTGCTCGACTCGCTGCGTATCGTGACGTTCAGCGTGGTGTCCGTCGTGACGACCACGGGGTTCGCCGTTAACGATTACACCCAGTGGGGTGGTTTTGCGGTCATGGTGTTCTTCTACCTGACATTCCTGGGTGGGTGTTCGGGCTCAACGTCCGGCGGATTGAAGATGTTCCGTTTCCAGGTCGCCTACGCCCTCTTGCGCTCGAACCTCAAGCAACTGGTCCATCCACGCGCTGTGATTCGTCAGCAATACAACGGGCACAACCTCGACGAAGAAATCGTCCGCTCGATTCTGACCTTCTCGTTCTTCATCACCATGACGATCGGCGTGTTGGCATTGTGTCTGGCACTGCTTGGTCTGGATCCGATTACCGCGCTCACCGGTGCTGCCTCAGCGGTCTGCAACGTTGGGCCTGGTCTGGGGCCAATCATCGGTCCAGCGGGCAACTTCTCGACGCTGCCCGACGCGGCAAAATGGTTGTTGTCGGTCGGCATGTTGCTGGGTCGTCTGGAGATCATCACCGTGCTGGTCATGCTGACGCCTTCGTTCTGGCGTCATTGA
- a CDS encoding YkgJ family cysteine cluster protein, whose translation MSIDNPCLTCGACCAYFRVSFFWGECASSGGTVPDSATVQVSPFHVAMLGTESKPARCVGLMGDVGCGVRCTMYEQRSSTCREFEASWVDGQHNAHCDAARAAHGLPPITPPLEPQISPDRVA comes from the coding sequence ATGTCGATCGACAATCCTTGCCTCACGTGCGGCGCCTGCTGCGCGTATTTTCGTGTGTCTTTCTTTTGGGGCGAATGTGCCTCATCCGGCGGTACCGTTCCGGACAGCGCGACCGTACAGGTCAGCCCATTTCACGTGGCGATGCTGGGCACGGAGTCCAAGCCCGCGCGCTGCGTTGGCTTGATGGGCGATGTGGGGTGTGGTGTGCGCTGCACGATGTATGAACAGCGTTCGAGCACGTGCCGCGAGTTCGAGGCGTCTTGGGTAGACGGGCAGCACAACGCCCATTGTGATGCGGCTCGAGCGGCCCATGGCCTGCCACCCATCACGCCACCGCTGGAGCCGCAGATTTCGCCGGACCGGGTCGCCTGA
- a CDS encoding nitroreductase, with the protein MDALDLLLNRVSVTRLADPAPNAAQMDVILRAALRAPDHGQLRPWRFLTVQGDARERLGALFAEALRLRQPELPDDALAKPRKMPLRAPIVLVAIARVLPHPKIPESEQVLAVACAAHGVLLAAHAQGLGAVWRTGEFAYDPYVAQQLGLADNEQVLGFIYVGTPDGNPRTPPELDPRDFVRPWGQVS; encoded by the coding sequence ATGGACGCTCTCGACCTGTTACTCAACCGTGTGTCTGTGACACGGCTTGCTGATCCCGCACCGAATGCTGCCCAGATGGATGTGATCCTGCGTGCCGCATTGCGGGCGCCCGATCACGGTCAGCTTCGCCCCTGGCGTTTCCTGACTGTTCAGGGTGACGCCCGGGAGCGACTGGGTGCGTTATTCGCCGAGGCGCTTCGCTTGCGTCAGCCGGAATTACCGGACGATGCATTGGCTAAACCGCGCAAGATGCCCCTCAGGGCGCCCATAGTGCTGGTGGCCATCGCTCGCGTACTGCCCCATCCAAAAATTCCTGAATCTGAGCAGGTGCTCGCGGTCGCCTGTGCCGCGCACGGCGTTCTGCTTGCGGCACACGCGCAGGGTTTGGGCGCGGTCTGGCGGACCGGTGAGTTCGCCTATGATCCTTACGTTGCGCAACAGCTAGGCCTGGCGGATAACGAGCAGGTGCTCGGCTTTATTTACGTAGGAACGCCAGACGGAAATCCGAGGACGCCGCCGGAACTGGACCCACGGGATTTCGTTCGTCCGTGGGGCCAGGTGTCCTGA
- a CDS encoding sensor histidine kinase yields the protein MRSLFWRILATFWLAIALVAGLAMLLGHALNQDTWIVNRHPGVKDLAEIWTRVYERQGALPAQFLLERHRHRFHVDVQVLAENGQPVIRGTFPARAAAFEARQQDRDGRLPWRRLTTDYTSPLSGETYLFIYRIPNSELQAWHRGSLFWPLSAIAITLIVLTGFSLLLTLSITRPLDRLRGAVHDLGQTTYQQNSLARLATRRDELGVLAKDFNRMGARLQSLIGSQRQLLRDVSHELRSPLARLRIALALAERATPEERELIWPRLAKECDRLEALISEILELARLDAEPGAATQVDLPSIFQQLSENARIVAPAQRIETRIDAGIELNGWPDMLERALDNLLRNALRFNPEGAPIELSAATEGDWLLLSIRDHGPGVDEAHLTKLSEPFFRAPGQTTAGHGLGLAIARRAAERHGGELLLGNHPDGGFIATLKLPRSLASTALPRPQ from the coding sequence GTGCGATCACTGTTTTGGCGCATCCTTGCGACATTCTGGCTCGCCATCGCGCTGGTCGCCGGCCTCGCCATGCTGCTGGGCCATGCCTTGAATCAGGACACCTGGATCGTCAATCGACATCCCGGAGTCAAGGACCTTGCTGAGATCTGGACACGGGTTTACGAGCGTCAGGGCGCCCTGCCGGCGCAATTCTTGCTCGAGCGACACCGCCACCGTTTTCATGTCGATGTGCAGGTGCTGGCGGAGAACGGCCAACCGGTTATCCGCGGAACCTTCCCGGCCCGCGCTGCCGCGTTCGAGGCGCGTCAACAGGATCGTGATGGCCGGCTCCCTTGGCGGCGACTCACCACCGACTACACCAGCCCGCTGAGTGGCGAGACCTACCTGTTCATTTACCGAATCCCGAATTCGGAACTGCAGGCGTGGCATCGCGGCAGCCTGTTCTGGCCGCTGAGCGCAATTGCCATCACGCTGATCGTGTTGACCGGCTTCAGTCTGCTGCTGACGCTGTCAATCACCCGCCCACTTGATCGTCTTCGCGGAGCCGTGCACGACCTTGGCCAGACGACCTATCAGCAGAATTCGCTTGCGCGCCTGGCCACGAGGCGCGACGAGCTCGGCGTGCTGGCCAAGGACTTCAACCGGATGGGTGCTAGGTTGCAGAGCCTGATCGGCAGCCAGCGTCAACTGCTACGGGACGTCTCCCATGAATTGCGTTCACCCCTCGCGCGCCTTCGCATCGCCTTGGCCCTTGCCGAGCGGGCAACGCCAGAGGAACGCGAACTCATCTGGCCACGGCTGGCCAAGGAGTGCGACAGGCTGGAAGCGCTGATCAGCGAGATTTTGGAGCTGGCACGATTGGATGCGGAGCCAGGTGCGGCGACGCAGGTGGATCTGCCATCGATATTTCAACAGTTGTCCGAGAACGCGCGCATCGTCGCGCCAGCCCAGCGGATCGAAACACGAATTGACGCCGGTATCGAGCTGAATGGCTGGCCAGACATGCTTGAGCGTGCGCTGGACAATCTTTTGCGTAATGCGCTGCGCTTCAATCCAGAAGGCGCGCCGATCGAACTCAGCGCCGCAACTGAGGGCGACTGGCTGCTGCTGAGCATTCGAGATCACGGGCCCGGCGTAGACGAAGCCCACCTGACGAAACTCAGTGAACCCTTTTTCCGTGCGCCCGGGCAGACCACTGCTGGCCACGGATTGGGCCTCGCGATAGCTCGACGCGCGGCGGAACGCCATGGTGGTGAGCTATTGCTTGGCAATCATCCCGACGGCGGCTTCATTGCCACCCTGAAGCTGCCACGGAGCCTGGCAAGCACAGCGCTGCCGCGCCCACAGTAG
- a CDS encoding Spy/CpxP family protein refolding chaperone: protein MRKTLIAMLFASTLPTIAMAMPDGHQRHHGGNHAPFEQLDLTKAQKQEMRALMGEQMKSHREITQRYLDKLPEAERKAMQDELKASKQATHKQIRDLLKPEQQKQFDEMHEKMEAKRAERAEFQQWKAERDQKD from the coding sequence ATGCGCAAGACTCTTATCGCGATGCTTTTCGCTTCGACACTTCCCACCATCGCCATGGCCATGCCCGACGGCCATCAGCGCCATCACGGTGGCAACCACGCTCCGTTCGAACAGCTGGACCTGACCAAGGCGCAAAAGCAGGAGATGCGAGCGCTGATGGGCGAACAAATGAAGAGCCATCGCGAAATTACTCAGCGGTACCTGGACAAGTTGCCAGAAGCCGAACGCAAGGCGATGCAAGACGAGCTGAAGGCGAGCAAGCAAGCCACCCACAAACAGATTCGTGACTTGCTCAAGCCTGAGCAACAGAAGCAGTTCGACGAGATGCACGAGAAGATGGAAGCCAAGCGAGCCGAACGCGCCGAGTTCCAGCAATGGAAAGCGGAACGCGATCAGAAAGACTGA
- a CDS encoding response regulator transcription factor: MSELLLIDDDQELCELLVSWLAQEGFAAHACHDGQSARKALAEHQPAAVVLDVMLPDGSGLELLKWLRSEHPDLPVLMLSGRGEPLDRILGLELGADDYLAKPCDPRELTARLRAVLRRSQPASAPTQLELGDLCYSPARGVASVGDHDVTLTLSEGRILEALLSQPGEPLDKQALAQLALGRKLTLYDRSLDMHVSNLRRKLGPHPDGRQRIVALRSRGYLYAS; the protein is encoded by the coding sequence ATGAGCGAGCTGCTGCTGATAGATGACGACCAAGAACTCTGCGAACTGCTGGTGAGCTGGCTGGCGCAGGAGGGATTCGCGGCCCACGCCTGCCATGACGGCCAGAGCGCGCGTAAGGCGCTGGCCGAGCACCAGCCAGCGGCGGTAGTGCTTGATGTCATGCTGCCTGATGGCAGCGGGCTCGAATTACTCAAGTGGCTACGGAGCGAGCACCCTGACCTACCCGTGTTGATGCTATCGGGGCGCGGCGAGCCGCTGGATCGCATCCTTGGTTTGGAACTGGGCGCCGATGATTACCTGGCCAAACCCTGCGATCCGCGTGAGCTCACCGCTCGGCTGCGTGCGGTGCTGCGGCGCAGCCAACCGGCCAGCGCGCCGACTCAGTTGGAACTGGGCGATCTTTGCTACAGCCCGGCCCGGGGCGTCGCCAGCGTCGGCGACCATGACGTGACCCTGACCCTTTCCGAAGGCCGCATTCTCGAGGCATTGCTCAGCCAGCCCGGCGAACCATTAGACAAGCAGGCACTGGCGCAGCTCGCCCTTGGACGCAAGTTGACTCTCTACGACCGTAGCCTGGACATGCATGTCAGCAACCTGCGACGCAAGCTCGGCCCACATCCTGACGGACGCCAGCGCATCGTCGCGTTGCGTAGCCGCGGTTATCTTTACGCCTCCTGA
- a CDS encoding YciI family protein yields MLYAIIATDVPDSLENRLAARPAHLARLEQLKSEGRMVLAGPHPAVDSNDPGTAGFTGSLVVAEFESLQAAEQWAEADPYKAAGVYGDVVVKPFKRVFP; encoded by the coding sequence ATGCTCTACGCCATCATTGCGACTGACGTACCCGACTCACTCGAAAACCGTCTGGCTGCACGCCCGGCCCATCTGGCTCGCCTTGAGCAATTGAAAAGCGAAGGTCGGATGGTGTTGGCCGGTCCGCACCCGGCCGTGGACAGCAATGACCCAGGCACTGCCGGCTTTACCGGGAGCCTGGTGGTGGCCGAGTTCGAATCCCTTCAGGCTGCCGAGCAATGGGCTGAGGCCGACCCATACAAGGCGGCTGGCGTCTATGGCGATGTTGTGGTCAAGCCGTTCAAGCGAGTCTTCCCCTGA
- the ispZ gene encoding septation protein IspZ, translated as MKQIVDFIPLLLFFVVYKLEPRTIELADLSLTVGGIFNATAVLIVSSIVIYAALFVTQRRLEKSQWLTLGACVLFGGLTLALHSETILKWKAPVVNWLFALAFIGSHFIGEKPLIQRLMGHAVRLQSAQWLQLNVAWILFFLTCGFANLFVAFAYPSIWVDFKVFGSLGLTLLFMAGQAVYLVRHMQPEPEES; from the coding sequence GTGAAACAAATCGTCGACTTCATTCCGCTGCTGCTGTTCTTTGTCGTCTATAAACTCGAGCCGAGAACGATTGAACTGGCGGACCTGAGCCTCACGGTCGGCGGCATTTTCAACGCAACCGCTGTGCTCATTGTCAGCTCAATCGTTATCTATGCCGCACTGTTCGTTACCCAGCGAAGGCTCGAAAAGAGCCAATGGCTGACGTTGGGCGCATGCGTGCTGTTTGGCGGACTGACATTGGCGCTGCACAGCGAAACCATACTGAAATGGAAAGCGCCAGTGGTTAACTGGCTATTCGCGCTTGCGTTCATTGGGAGCCATTTCATCGGCGAAAAACCACTCATCCAGCGCCTGATGGGCCATGCGGTACGGCTGCAATCTGCGCAATGGCTGCAACTGAATGTCGCCTGGATTCTGTTCTTTCTAACCTGCGGTTTTGCCAATCTGTTCGTTGCCTTTGCCTACCCGTCGATCTGGGTCGACTTCAAGGTCTTTGGCAGCTTGGGCCTAACCTTGCTCTTCATGGCGGGCCAGGCCGTGTATCTGGTCCGTCACATGCAACCCGAACCTGAAGAATCATAG
- a CDS encoding PHP domain-containing protein — MIVDLHCHSTASDGVLAPPALVERAHARGVELLALTDHDTLEGIDAARAMADSLGIRLVNGIELSCVWGGATIHVLGYAFRRDAAALQQAIAELHDGRWLRAELIAQRLEAKGMPGALDGARAVQQELGDSGNAPARPHFAEFLVRAGHVRDRADAFRKWLGSGKLGDVKQHWPSLEQTVSTLRDAGAWISLAHPWQYDFTRSKRRRLVTEFAQAGGHALEVVNGMQPLEQVGGLSILAREFGLMASVGSDFHAPGDWSELGMYRALPDDLQPLWRHFDHEPCESVTC; from the coding sequence ATGATTGTTGATCTGCATTGCCACAGCACCGCGTCGGACGGCGTACTGGCGCCCCCGGCGTTGGTTGAGCGGGCACATGCTCGGGGCGTCGAGCTACTGGCCCTGACCGATCACGACACGCTCGAAGGGATCGATGCGGCGCGCGCAATGGCGGACTCGCTGGGCATCAGGCTGGTTAACGGCATTGAGCTCTCCTGCGTGTGGGGCGGCGCGACCATACATGTCCTGGGCTATGCCTTTCGCCGAGACGCAGCCGCTCTGCAGCAGGCGATTGCGGAGCTGCACGATGGCCGCTGGCTACGAGCGGAACTGATCGCTCAGCGTCTGGAAGCGAAGGGCATGCCAGGCGCGTTGGACGGAGCCAGAGCCGTGCAGCAAGAACTAGGCGACAGCGGCAACGCCCCCGCGCGCCCGCATTTTGCCGAGTTCCTGGTGCGTGCCGGTCATGTCCGTGATCGTGCCGATGCATTTCGCAAATGGCTTGGCTCAGGCAAGCTCGGCGACGTCAAGCAGCATTGGCCCAGTTTGGAACAAACCGTTTCTACACTACGCGACGCGGGCGCCTGGATAAGCCTGGCGCATCCGTGGCAGTACGACTTCACGCGTAGCAAGCGCCGGCGCTTGGTTACGGAGTTTGCCCAGGCGGGTGGGCATGCGCTCGAAGTAGTCAACGGGATGCAGCCGCTGGAGCAGGTTGGCGGCCTGTCGATCCTGGCTCGTGAGTTCGGCCTGATGGCCAGCGTCGGCAGCGATTTCCATGCGCCAGGCGACTGGTCTGAGCTGGGGATGTATCGAGCCTTGCCGGATGATCTTCAGCCTCTGTGGAGACATTTCGATCATGAACCATGCGAGTCTGTTACCTGCTGA
- a CDS encoding L-threonylcarbamoyladenylate synthase, which yields MSQFFQIHPDNPQARLIKQAVEIIRNGGVVVYPTDSSYAVGCAMGNKSGIERIRRLRQLDDKHNFTLACRDLSQLGLFAKVDTAAFRLLKTHLPGPYTIILSATREVPRMLLHPKRRTIGLRVPALPIAQALLAELGEPLMSVSLILPGETEPMSDPYEMRDALEHQVDLIIDGGYGGVEASTVISLVDGDPEVVRVGCGDPAPFGG from the coding sequence ATGAGCCAGTTTTTCCAAATACATCCAGACAATCCTCAGGCCAGGCTGATCAAGCAGGCCGTTGAAATCATTCGCAACGGTGGCGTGGTGGTCTATCCCACCGATTCGTCCTATGCCGTCGGCTGTGCGATGGGCAACAAGAGCGGGATAGAACGCATTCGGCGGCTGCGCCAGTTGGATGACAAGCACAACTTCACGCTGGCATGCCGCGACTTGTCACAACTTGGTTTGTTTGCCAAGGTCGATACAGCGGCCTTCCGTCTGCTCAAGACGCATCTTCCCGGTCCGTACACCATCATTCTCAGTGCTACCCGCGAAGTGCCGCGGATGCTGTTGCACCCCAAGCGGCGCACTATCGGCTTGCGCGTCCCTGCGCTGCCAATCGCGCAGGCGTTGCTCGCCGAGCTCGGCGAGCCGCTCATGAGCGTGAGCCTGATTCTCCCCGGTGAAACAGAGCCAATGAGCGACCCCTACGAAATGCGTGACGCACTTGAGCATCAGGTAGACCTGATTATCGACGGCGGTTACGGTGGTGTTGAAGCCTCGACGGTCATCAGTCTGGTCGATGGTGATCCGGAAGTCGTGCGCGTAGGCTGCGGTGACCCGGCGCCGTTTGGTGGCTGA
- a CDS encoding tryptophan--tRNA ligase yields MRPNGRLHLGHYHGVLKNWVRMQHEYQCFFCIVDWHALTTDYDGGADIARNVQDMAIDWLAAGVSPSSATMFIQSQVPEHAELHLLLSMICPLAWLERVPSYKELQLDPQQKDLGSYGFLGYPLLQAADILAYRAGVVPVGADQLPHIEFARDVARRFNHLYGSEEDFETKAEGAIRKLGKKSAKLYTSLRKSYQEQGDLEALNTARALLKDQQTITIGDQERLFGYLEGSGRLLLPEPQAFLSDSPKLSGLDGGKMAKSSSNSIFLRDTPDEIEEKIKRMPTDPARVHRHDPGEPARCPVWQMHLAHSGEDVCKWAEQGCRSAGIGCLECKAPLIDAIKLELEPLHERAQDYEQNPDLVRSILAEGADQARDEARETLVVVRQAMGLNYR; encoded by the coding sequence ATGCGGCCTAACGGCCGTCTTCATCTTGGTCATTACCACGGCGTCCTGAAGAACTGGGTCAGGATGCAGCATGAATATCAGTGCTTCTTCTGCATCGTCGACTGGCATGCCCTGACTACTGATTATGACGGCGGTGCAGATATCGCCCGAAACGTGCAGGACATGGCAATCGATTGGTTGGCGGCCGGCGTCAGCCCAAGCTCGGCAACGATGTTCATTCAATCCCAGGTCCCGGAGCACGCCGAGCTGCACCTGTTGTTGTCGATGATCTGTCCCTTGGCCTGGCTGGAGCGAGTGCCGTCCTACAAGGAGTTGCAGCTAGACCCTCAGCAGAAGGACCTGGGTAGTTACGGCTTTCTCGGTTACCCGTTGCTGCAAGCAGCGGACATCCTGGCCTATCGCGCCGGCGTCGTACCGGTAGGTGCCGATCAGCTGCCGCACATTGAGTTCGCCCGTGACGTGGCACGGCGTTTCAATCACCTCTATGGCAGCGAAGAAGATTTTGAGACAAAGGCTGAGGGGGCGATTCGCAAACTCGGCAAGAAAAGCGCCAAGCTCTACACCAGCCTACGCAAGAGCTACCAGGAGCAGGGTGATCTCGAGGCGTTGAATACGGCTCGCGCCCTGCTTAAAGACCAGCAAACGATTACGATCGGCGATCAGGAGAGATTGTTTGGCTATCTGGAGGGCAGCGGCAGATTGCTGCTCCCGGAGCCGCAGGCGTTTTTGAGCGACTCGCCAAAGCTGTCCGGGCTGGATGGTGGAAAAATGGCGAAATCGTCCAGTAATTCGATCTTTTTGCGCGATACGCCTGACGAAATTGAAGAAAAGATCAAGCGGATGCCCACCGATCCGGCCCGGGTGCACCGCCACGATCCAGGTGAGCCGGCCCGTTGCCCAGTCTGGCAGATGCACCTCGCGCATTCCGGAGAGGACGTTTGCAAATGGGCGGAGCAGGGTTGCCGAAGTGCCGGTATTGGCTGCCTGGAGTGCAAGGCGCCACTGATCGACGCGATCAAGCTTGAGTTGGAACCGCTCCACGAACGGGCTCAGGACTATGAGCAAAACCCGGATCTGGTGCGAAGCATCCTGGCCGAGGGCGCCGATCAGGCGCGCGATGAAGCCCGCGAAACGTTGGTGGTTGTTCGCCAGGCCATGGGTCTGAATTACCGCTAG
- a CDS encoding segregation and condensation protein A: protein MEVFLEAFEGPLDLLLYLIRKQNIDILDIPVAEITRQYMGYVELMKSVRLELAAEYLVMAAMLAEIKSRMLLPRSAEVEEDELDPRAELIRRLQEYERFKAASEDLDHLPRVGRDLHVPRIDAPDARARKLLPEVSLEELLISMAEVLRRADMFESHQVTRETLSTRERMSDVLERLKGGAFVPFTTLFTVEEGRLGVVVTFMAVLELIKEALVELVQNEPFAPIHVRARVE from the coding sequence CTGGAAGTGTTCCTTGAGGCGTTCGAGGGGCCGTTAGACCTGCTGCTCTATCTGATCCGCAAGCAGAACATCGACATTCTCGACATACCCGTTGCAGAAATTACCCGGCAGTACATGGGTTATGTCGAGCTGATGAAGTCCGTGCGACTGGAGTTGGCTGCGGAATATCTGGTGATGGCCGCGATGCTTGCCGAGATCAAGTCGCGCATGTTGCTGCCGCGCTCAGCCGAGGTGGAAGAGGATGAGCTTGATCCTCGCGCTGAGTTGATTCGCCGGCTGCAGGAATACGAACGCTTCAAGGCCGCTTCCGAAGACCTTGACCACCTCCCGCGGGTTGGTCGCGATTTGCACGTTCCGAGAATCGACGCGCCTGATGCGCGGGCGCGGAAGTTGCTGCCAGAGGTAAGCCTCGAAGAGCTGTTGATTTCCATGGCGGAGGTGCTGCGTCGGGCTGATATGTTCGAAAGCCATCAGGTGACGCGGGAGACACTGTCGACGCGTGAGCGTATGAGCGATGTGCTGGAGCGCCTTAAGGGTGGGGCTTTCGTTCCGTTTACCACCTTGTTCACGGTCGAAGAAGGCCGCCTCGGTGTAGTCGTGACGTTCATGGCCGTGCTTGAGCTGATCAAGGAAGCGCTGGTCGAGCTGGTGCAGAACGAACCGTTTGCGCCGATCCACGTTCGGGCTCGGGTCGAATGA
- the scpB gene encoding SMC-Scp complex subunit ScpB, protein MNLSDPKDLASLLEAFLLASGKPMSIERMAELFEEAERPSPTLLRKALELLEKSCKGRAFELKQVASGYRLQVRERFSPWVGRLWEERPQRYSRALLETLVLIAYRQPITRGEIEDIRGVAVNTQIVKTLLEREWVRVVGHRDVPGRPAMFATTKQFLDHFNLKNLDELPPLAVLREMEPEPLPVDVEEAPVPLALQARADAESESEMPREQTSFRSLLAELDSMETGLKIDFEDLRDETEDESQGVPDEERRD, encoded by the coding sequence TTGAATCTGTCCGACCCCAAGGATCTTGCTTCGCTACTCGAAGCTTTTTTGCTTGCCTCCGGTAAACCCATGTCGATCGAGCGGATGGCCGAGCTGTTCGAAGAGGCCGAGCGACCCTCGCCGACGCTATTACGCAAGGCGCTGGAACTACTCGAAAAATCCTGCAAAGGGCGCGCGTTTGAGTTGAAGCAGGTCGCCAGTGGCTATCGGTTGCAAGTACGCGAACGTTTTTCGCCGTGGGTGGGCCGGCTCTGGGAAGAACGGCCGCAGCGCTACTCCCGTGCGTTGCTGGAAACGTTAGTGCTGATTGCCTATCGCCAGCCGATCACCAGAGGCGAAATTGAGGACATCCGTGGTGTCGCGGTCAATACGCAGATTGTGAAAACGCTGTTGGAGCGTGAGTGGGTGCGGGTTGTGGGCCATCGCGACGTGCCCGGGCGGCCGGCGATGTTCGCCACCACCAAGCAGTTTCTCGATCATTTCAACTTGAAAAACCTCGACGAGCTTCCGCCGCTGGCGGTATTGCGCGAGATGGAGCCCGAGCCGTTGCCGGTAGATGTCGAGGAAGCGCCCGTGCCGCTGGCCTTGCAGGCCCGAGCCGACGCCGAGTCGGAGTCCGAAATGCCACGCGAGCAAACTAGCTTCCGTAGCCTCCTCGCGGAGCTGGACAGTATGGAGACCGGCCTGAAGATCGATTTCGAGGATTTGCGCGACGAGACTGAAGATGAAAGCCAGGGCGTTCCGGACGAGGAGCGCCGCGACTAG